The following coding sequences lie in one Halorarum halophilum genomic window:
- a CDS encoding DUF7475 family protein yields MAGQPATSQESRSVVSPPSHYLGYVVVLAALASAAIHLLLAPRVMAFDRTTGVLFYLNGLGWIGGVLVCLSRYWRRELYPVAAGYAIVTILAFFDMGEQVNPLSIASKVAEAVVALVTLYLYTSD; encoded by the coding sequence ATGGCTGGTCAACCGGCTACCTCGCAGGAGTCCCGATCGGTGGTGAGTCCCCCGTCGCACTATCTGGGCTACGTCGTCGTCCTCGCGGCACTCGCCTCGGCCGCGATCCACCTGCTGCTGGCACCACGAGTGATGGCGTTCGATCGGACGACGGGCGTCCTCTTCTATCTGAACGGCCTCGGCTGGATCGGGGGAGTTCTCGTGTGCCTCAGCCGCTACTGGCGGCGTGAGCTCTATCCCGTCGCCGCCGGATACGCGATCGTAACGATCCTCGCCTTCTTCGACATGGGCGAGCAGGTCAACCCGCTCTCTATCGCCTCGAAAGTCGCCGAAGCCGTCGTCGCACTCGTCACGCTCTACCTCTATACGTCCGACTAG
- a CDS encoding HalOD1 output domain-containing protein: MRTQARFSTEGHPDEILHTVLTALSAAENVGVASLDLPLFDVIDSGALEQLLGNADRRISVTFPYEQWVVKAHGDGAVEVRENTETR, translated from the coding sequence ATGCGAACGCAAGCGAGATTTTCGACTGAGGGCCATCCGGACGAGATCCTACACACTGTTCTCACTGCTCTCTCGGCGGCCGAAAACGTGGGCGTAGCCAGCCTCGACCTACCGCTGTTCGACGTGATCGACTCCGGGGCCCTCGAACAGCTACTCGGGAACGCCGACCGACGGATCAGCGTGACGTTCCCGTACGAGCAGTGGGTGGTGAAGGCCCACGGTGACGGCGCGGTTGAGGTGCGTGAAAACACGGAGACGCGGTAG
- the rmuC gene encoding DNA recombination protein RmuC, which translates to MLPLQSGGTTSTVLLVAAVTLLLVVAFLLLQLWLSVRSLSAQDTDVEVDSDALTTAVSRTFTDLEFAEKVDRIEQHAGKMRSLHSDLDSMLRDPRKRGAFGEEQLDVLLSDHLPPEMYGLRERVVDGKTPDAHIRTSSGLVCVDAKFPLDNYERAVGTDDEDEAARYRDAFARDVESQLEKIATDYVRPAAGTTDFAFAFIPSESVYYHLVTEEYDLLREYTRRGVQVVSPLTFGHKLELIKADVQARQLSEQAEEVAAELDSLRDAFASVEDEWGVLQTHVRNAANKAEDVDRQYQRLRGEFDRIDGPSLAADGELAADGQGAADGEGS; encoded by the coding sequence ATGCTCCCGCTCCAGTCGGGCGGCACCACGTCGACGGTGCTGCTCGTGGCCGCCGTGACGCTGCTGCTCGTCGTGGCGTTTCTCCTGCTACAACTCTGGCTCTCCGTCCGGTCGCTCAGTGCCCAGGACACCGACGTCGAGGTCGACTCGGACGCGCTCACCACGGCCGTGAGCCGGACGTTCACCGACCTCGAGTTCGCCGAGAAGGTGGACCGCATCGAGCAGCACGCGGGGAAGATGCGGAGCCTCCACTCGGACCTCGACAGCATGCTCCGGGACCCCCGGAAGCGCGGCGCCTTCGGCGAGGAGCAGCTCGACGTGCTGCTCTCGGACCACCTGCCGCCCGAGATGTACGGCCTCCGCGAGCGCGTCGTCGACGGGAAGACGCCCGACGCCCACATCCGCACCTCGTCGGGGCTCGTCTGCGTTGATGCGAAGTTCCCGCTGGACAACTACGAGCGCGCCGTCGGGACCGACGACGAGGACGAGGCCGCCCGCTACCGCGACGCGTTCGCGCGCGACGTGGAGTCGCAGCTCGAGAAGATCGCGACCGACTACGTCCGTCCCGCGGCGGGCACGACCGACTTCGCGTTCGCGTTCATCCCCTCCGAGAGCGTCTACTACCACCTCGTCACCGAGGAGTACGACCTGCTCCGCGAGTACACGCGCCGCGGCGTGCAGGTGGTCTCGCCGCTCACCTTCGGCCACAAGCTCGAACTCATCAAGGCCGACGTGCAGGCGCGACAGCTCTCCGAGCAGGCCGAGGAGGTCGCCGCCGAACTCGACTCGCTCCGGGACGCGTTCGCCTCGGTCGAGGACGAGTGGGGCGTCCTGCAGACGCACGTCCGGAACGCGGCGAACAAGGCCGAGGACGTTGACCGGCAGTACCAGCGGCTCCGCGGTGAGTTCGACCGGATCGACGGGCCGTCGCTCGCGGCCGACGGGGAACTCGCCGCCGACGGGCAGGGCGCTGCCGACGGGGAGGGGAGCTGA
- a CDS encoding DUF5518 domain-containing protein: MSPSLLRTAPSTWRFALIGALASLPVAAIVNWLPNSEATVGGGIMVIGAFIAGAIAAVRSTDPDDAGLRAGFLGGVLAVLTLVVTVVSAAVGGTAAAWPPSRVLFWVLAIGLVLCVSPVFGLACGRVGGWVADTVASRRKTGANAP, encoded by the coding sequence ATGTCCCCGTCGCTCCTCCGCACCGCCCCGTCGACGTGGCGATTCGCGCTCATCGGCGCGCTGGCCTCGCTGCCCGTCGCCGCCATCGTGAACTGGCTGCCGAACTCGGAGGCGACCGTCGGTGGCGGTATCATGGTGATCGGAGCGTTCATCGCGGGAGCTATCGCCGCAGTCCGATCGACGGACCCGGACGATGCCGGACTCCGCGCCGGTTTCCTCGGTGGCGTCCTCGCAGTGCTCACGCTCGTTGTGACAGTAGTCAGTGCCGCGGTCGGTGGTACGGCGGCGGCGTGGCCGCCGTCCAGAGTCCTCTTCTGGGTCCTTGCTATCGGGCTGGTCCTGTGCGTCTCCCCCGTATTCGGTCTGGCATGCGGTCGTGTCGGCGGGTGGGTGGCGGACACCGTCGCCTCACGACGGAAGACCGGCGCGAACGCGCCGTAA
- a CDS encoding CaiB/BaiF CoA transferase family protein — translation MDNRIFEDLLVVDLSTFVTGGFCSLMLANQGADVVKVERPGVGDDIRHSGPPFVDGDSPYYWTVNYDKRSVELDLKSAEGLAALYDLAAEADVFVQNFRPGTAEKLGVDYDRIREENEDVIYCAISAFGQTGPWSQRPGYDLLVQGMSGIMSVTGEANGGPVKVGLPQTDLITGMWAAFGISSALYRRERTGEGEYIDLGMLDATLPWLTKQAGKVFAGEEPGRMGTKDPVLAPYQSFETADGHINVACLNQKLWRGFCEAIDRGDLPEDERFETNADRVGHMDELEREIESRLADRSTDEWMDVFVEAGIPAGPVRDVEDALYNEQTESRGVMRTLEKGGTEVPVIEHPLNFAHSDSGFESPPPDLGEHTREVFADLGYDEDRLDEMAEAGAFGDD, via the coding sequence ATGGACAACCGGATCTTCGAGGACCTGCTCGTCGTCGACCTCTCGACGTTCGTGACGGGCGGGTTCTGCTCGCTGATGCTGGCGAACCAGGGCGCCGACGTGGTGAAGGTGGAGCGCCCGGGCGTCGGCGACGACATCCGACACTCCGGGCCGCCGTTCGTCGACGGCGACTCGCCGTACTACTGGACGGTCAACTACGACAAGCGCTCCGTGGAACTCGACCTTAAGTCCGCTGAGGGGCTCGCCGCCCTCTACGACCTGGCGGCCGAGGCCGACGTGTTCGTGCAGAACTTCCGCCCCGGCACGGCCGAGAAACTCGGCGTCGACTACGATCGCATCCGCGAGGAGAACGAGGACGTGATCTACTGTGCCATCTCGGCGTTCGGCCAGACCGGCCCGTGGAGCCAGCGACCCGGCTACGACCTCCTCGTCCAGGGCATGTCCGGCATCATGTCGGTCACCGGCGAGGCCAACGGCGGCCCCGTGAAGGTCGGGCTCCCGCAGACAGACCTCATCACCGGGATGTGGGCGGCGTTCGGCATCTCCTCGGCGCTGTACCGACGCGAGCGCACCGGCGAGGGCGAGTACATCGACCTCGGGATGCTGGACGCCACGCTCCCGTGGCTCACGAAACAGGCCGGCAAGGTGTTCGCCGGCGAGGAGCCCGGGCGGATGGGGACGAAGGACCCCGTGCTCGCGCCGTACCAGTCGTTCGAGACCGCCGACGGCCACATCAACGTCGCCTGCCTGAACCAGAAGCTCTGGCGGGGCTTCTGCGAGGCGATCGACCGCGGGGACCTCCCCGAGGACGAGCGGTTCGAGACGAACGCCGACCGGGTCGGACACATGGACGAGCTCGAACGCGAGATCGAGTCGCGGCTCGCCGACCGGTCCACCGACGAGTGGATGGACGTCTTCGTCGAGGCGGGCATCCCCGCCGGCCCGGTCCGGGACGTCGAGGACGCCCTCTACAACGAACAGACCGAGTCGCGGGGGGTCATGCGCACGCTGGAGAAGGGCGGCACCGAGGTGCCGGTCATCGAGCACCCGCTGAACTTCGCGCACAGCGACAGCGGCTTCGAGTCGCCGCCACCGGACCTCGGCGAACACACTCGCGAGGTGTTCGCCGACCTGGGCTACGACGAGGACCGACTCGACGAGATGGCCGAGGCGGGCGCGTTCGGCGACGACTGA
- a CDS encoding type IV pilin: MSGRAQTEAIGVVTVTAVVLLLAFTVGFAVVESMSNAESTAPALGDYRFDADGTAVSVTHAGGDAAPLSDLSLVVRGPNGSTTRPFTAGTLAGGGAVFRPGSTWRYGAIPFPFDRAVELDLLVVHGPSGAVVDRTTVRVGSGPTATPTDSPTPTATSTATPTDKPTATSTPVPTPPEVQFFEATNPDHKNVRVELRTDERFSDLRVVLYRGDGRTRRVDVDDDDGGWWDDWWGGDDDGQEDPDDRGDGGWNWWPW, translated from the coding sequence GTGTCCGGGCGCGCACAGACCGAGGCCATCGGCGTGGTGACGGTCACCGCCGTCGTTCTCCTGCTCGCCTTCACCGTCGGGTTCGCCGTCGTCGAGTCGATGTCGAACGCCGAGTCCACCGCGCCCGCGCTCGGCGACTACCGCTTCGACGCCGACGGAACCGCCGTCTCCGTCACGCACGCCGGCGGCGACGCCGCCCCCCTCTCCGACCTCTCGCTGGTCGTTCGCGGCCCGAACGGGAGCACGACCCGCCCGTTCACCGCCGGAACGCTCGCGGGCGGCGGGGCCGTCTTCCGGCCGGGATCGACGTGGCGCTACGGCGCTATCCCGTTCCCGTTCGACCGAGCGGTCGAGCTCGACCTCCTCGTCGTCCACGGCCCCTCCGGGGCGGTCGTCGACCGGACGACGGTCCGGGTCGGATCGGGGCCGACCGCGACGCCGACGGACTCCCCCACGCCGACGGCGACATCGACCGCCACCCCGACCGACAAGCCCACGGCCACGTCTACGCCGGTGCCGACCCCGCCCGAAGTACAGTTCTTCGAGGCGACGAATCCCGACCACAAGAACGTCCGCGTGGAGCTCCGGACCGACGAACGGTTCTCGGACCTCCGCGTCGTCCTCTACCGCGGCGACGGGCGGACCCGGCGGGTCGACGTGGACGACGACGACGGCGGTTGGTGGGACGACTGGTGGGGCGGTGACGACGACGGCCAGGAGGACCCCGACGACCGGGGCGACGGCGGCTGGAACTGGTGGCCCTGGTAG
- a CDS encoding Lrp/AsnC family transcriptional regulator — MSTDPLDELDFGILHLLQEDARHISPVDMEDELPVSDTTIRNRIEKLEDRGIIEGYVPLIDYEKAGFPLRVKFVCTAPVKERAKLAEEALELHNVVDVEEMLSARENVRIMVVTNHSEDLHEVTERIDDLGLTIEREGLVRRIHRRPFNHFGEHMVSWK, encoded by the coding sequence ATGTCTACGGACCCACTCGACGAACTCGACTTCGGGATCCTCCATCTGCTTCAGGAAGACGCGCGCCACATCTCGCCGGTCGACATGGAGGACGAACTCCCGGTCTCCGACACGACGATCCGCAACCGCATCGAGAAACTGGAGGACCGAGGGATCATCGAGGGTTACGTCCCGCTCATCGACTACGAGAAGGCGGGGTTCCCGTTGCGGGTCAAGTTCGTCTGCACGGCTCCCGTGAAGGAACGTGCGAAACTCGCCGAGGAGGCGCTCGAACTCCACAACGTCGTGGACGTAGAGGAGATGCTGAGCGCCCGCGAGAACGTTCGGATCATGGTCGTGACGAACCACTCCGAAGACCTTCACGAGGTCACCGAGCGGATCGACGATCTGGGCCTCACGATCGAGCGTGAGGGCCTCGTCCGACGAATTCACCGACGCCCGTTCAACCACTTCGGCGAACACATGGTTTCCTGGAAGTAG
- a CDS encoding NADPH:quinone reductase, which translates to MTVPDRMRAVRIDDHGGPDILAEAEVATPEPGHGEVLVRTVAASVNPIDTYVREGAAEPADGLPHVVGSDVAGVVVAAGAGVDEFAPGDRAFATGLGLFEQGSYAEYVPVPADRLAHLPEAVPFRTGAAAAMVYPTAWRALVDRGGLTVGDACLIQGGAGGVGNAAVQIARHAGTEVVATARPDDAELVEDAGADAVVDYRADDMAGAVRAAGVDAVDVVLETHADRNLAGDLDLLSRGGRVVVIGEEAPIELSPSLSMDAKIADADLRFMSIVASAEDQKRLLERTAPRLADGTFDVRVADVYPFPEAAEAHRAVESTGTGGKVLLEP; encoded by the coding sequence GTGACGGTCCCCGACCGGATGCGCGCGGTCCGAATCGACGACCACGGCGGCCCGGACATCCTCGCGGAGGCCGAGGTCGCAACGCCCGAACCCGGACACGGCGAGGTGCTGGTCCGGACAGTGGCCGCGTCGGTCAACCCGATCGACACGTACGTGCGCGAGGGGGCCGCGGAGCCGGCGGACGGCCTGCCCCACGTCGTCGGCTCAGACGTGGCCGGCGTCGTCGTCGCCGCCGGCGCCGGGGTCGACGAGTTCGCACCCGGCGACCGGGCGTTCGCGACGGGTCTCGGTCTGTTCGAACAGGGGAGCTACGCTGAGTACGTCCCGGTGCCCGCGGACCGCCTCGCACACCTCCCGGAGGCCGTCCCGTTCCGGACGGGCGCCGCGGCGGCGATGGTGTACCCGACCGCCTGGCGCGCGCTGGTCGACCGCGGCGGTCTCACGGTCGGCGACGCCTGCCTGATCCAGGGCGGCGCCGGCGGCGTCGGTAACGCGGCGGTCCAGATCGCCCGCCACGCAGGCACCGAGGTGGTCGCGACCGCGCGTCCGGACGACGCCGAACTCGTCGAGGACGCCGGCGCCGACGCCGTCGTCGACTACCGGGCCGACGACATGGCCGGGGCGGTACGAGCGGCCGGCGTCGACGCGGTCGACGTCGTCCTCGAAACCCACGCCGACCGCAACCTCGCGGGGGACCTCGACCTCCTCTCGCGCGGCGGACGCGTCGTCGTCATCGGCGAGGAGGCGCCGATCGAACTGTCGCCGTCGCTGTCGATGGACGCCAAGATCGCCGACGCCGACCTCCGGTTCATGTCCATCGTCGCCTCGGCCGAGGACCAGAAGCGACTGCTCGAACGGACGGCGCCGCGACTGGCCGACGGGACGTTCGACGTTCGCGTGGCCGACGTCTACCCCTTCCCGGAGGCCGCGGAGGCACACCGCGCGGTGGAGTCCACGGGAACAGGCGGCAAGGTGCTGCTGGAACCCTGA
- the htpX gene encoding zinc metalloprotease HtpX, giving the protein MEWKTDWGLRGRMIFTMFLLFALYIVFAAVISQTSYAGFLILMVPFLFVQFFFSDKLALYSMGAKKVSEEEYPGLHAKITRLSQQADLPKPKVAVADSRVPNAFATGRSQKSSAVCVTTGLLRTLDDEELEGVLAHELAHVKNRDVMVMTIASFLSTIAFMVVRWGWLFGGGRNRNNGGMLVAIVASLAVWIVSFFLIRALSRYREYSADRGGAAITGKPGALASALLTIDGRMDKVPDDDLRETSEMNAFFIIPLKSGVVGKLFSTHPSTEKRVERLRNLERELETV; this is encoded by the coding sequence ATGGAGTGGAAAACGGACTGGGGCCTCCGCGGCCGCATGATCTTCACGATGTTCCTCCTGTTCGCCCTCTACATCGTCTTCGCGGCGGTGATCTCACAGACGAGCTACGCCGGTTTCCTGATCCTCATGGTACCGTTCCTGTTCGTCCAGTTCTTCTTCAGCGACAAGCTGGCGCTGTACTCGATGGGCGCCAAGAAGGTGAGCGAGGAGGAGTATCCGGGACTGCACGCGAAAATCACTCGGCTGAGCCAGCAGGCCGACCTGCCCAAGCCGAAGGTCGCGGTGGCCGACTCGCGCGTCCCGAACGCGTTCGCGACGGGGCGCTCGCAGAAGAGTTCGGCCGTCTGCGTCACGACGGGTCTCCTTCGCACCCTCGACGACGAGGAGCTGGAGGGCGTGCTCGCCCACGAACTGGCCCACGTGAAGAACCGCGACGTGATGGTGATGACCATCGCCTCGTTCCTCTCGACAATCGCGTTCATGGTCGTCCGCTGGGGCTGGCTGTTCGGCGGCGGGCGCAACCGCAACAACGGCGGCATGCTCGTCGCCATCGTCGCCTCGCTGGCCGTCTGGATCGTCTCGTTCTTCCTGATCCGGGCGCTCTCGCGCTACCGCGAGTACTCGGCGGACCGCGGCGGGGCGGCCATCACGGGCAAGCCGGGCGCGCTCGCGTCCGCGCTGCTCACCATCGACGGCCGGATGGACAAGGTGCCCGACGACGACCTCCGCGAGACCTCGGAGATGAACGCGTTCTTCATCATCCCGCTGAAGAGCGGGGTCGTCGGGAAGCTGTTCTCGACGCACCCGAGCACCGAGAAGCGCGTGGAGCGCCTTCGGAACCTGGAGCGGGAACTCGAAACGGTCTGA
- the pspAB gene encoding PspA-associated protein PspAB encodes MGLFDSVKAALGISAESDATRDADPDDLFGMSTAYVTMEADLGFAPVGEAALCFSSVDSTDFASTVEEVEDILHAGSEETGTEFRRHEDDHGYHWVVLADDDPEDLVTSVHFAADTFVERGYGSRLLAAVFGFERTSDSSDRAYWVYSFRRGAYYPFAPKDGEHDKRIEGKLESVLDGELDLEPEKEYWYPLWPGRRGGHPWE; translated from the coding sequence ATGGGGCTGTTCGACTCCGTCAAGGCGGCGCTCGGCATCAGCGCCGAGAGCGACGCCACGCGCGACGCGGACCCCGACGACCTGTTCGGGATGAGCACCGCCTACGTGACGATGGAGGCCGACCTCGGCTTCGCCCCGGTCGGCGAGGCCGCGCTCTGCTTCTCCTCGGTCGACTCCACCGACTTCGCCTCGACCGTCGAGGAGGTCGAGGACATCCTCCACGCCGGGAGCGAGGAGACGGGCACCGAGTTCCGCCGGCACGAGGACGACCACGGCTACCACTGGGTCGTGCTCGCCGACGACGACCCCGAGGACCTGGTCACCTCGGTCCACTTCGCGGCGGATACGTTCGTCGAGCGCGGATACGGCTCGCGGCTGCTCGCGGCGGTCTTCGGGTTCGAGCGGACGAGCGATTCGAGCGACCGAGCCTACTGGGTGTACTCGTTCCGCCGCGGCGCCTACTACCCGTTCGCCCCGAAGGACGGCGAGCACGACAAGCGGATCGAGGGCAAACTCGAGTCGGTGCTCGACGGGGAACTCGACCTCGAACCCGAGAAGGAGTACTGGTACCCCCTCTGGCCCGGCCGCCGCGGCGGCCACCCCTGGGAGTAG